A window of Microbacterium luteolum contains these coding sequences:
- a CDS encoding RDD family protein produces the protein MTDAVNTYPGERLGLPVSGPGSVARVGRRIGALAIDYAAATIIATAFFGFDQFALPTEAGLSQFAPMMVFAVLQILFIPTIGGSPGHRILGMRVVRLDGAWVGLWRPIVRTLLLIVVVPAVIWDADQRGLHDKAIGTLLIRA, from the coding sequence GTGACGGATGCTGTGAACACGTACCCCGGTGAACGACTCGGACTGCCGGTTTCGGGCCCTGGGAGCGTGGCCCGAGTCGGTCGCCGTATCGGTGCTCTCGCCATCGACTACGCCGCGGCGACGATCATCGCGACGGCGTTCTTCGGGTTCGATCAGTTCGCGCTGCCCACCGAAGCAGGGCTCTCGCAGTTCGCGCCGATGATGGTGTTCGCGGTCCTGCAGATCCTCTTCATCCCGACCATCGGCGGAAGCCCGGGCCACCGCATCCTCGGGATGCGCGTCGTGCGTCTGGACGGCGCATGGGTCGGTCTGTGGCGGCCGATCGTGCGCACCCTGCTGCTGATCGTGGTGGTGCCCGCGGTGATCTGGGACGCGGATCAGCGCGGGCTGCACGACAAGGCGATCGGCACCCTCCTGATCCGCGCCTGA
- a CDS encoding ATP-dependent zinc protease family protein, with product MGRVNKSPHSNTLTGWREWVSLPDLGVDWLKAKIDTGARTSSLHAFDVREFEREGEDWVRFRVKPWQDSQEDAVVVETPVHDRRAVRSSSGHAQERLVVKLLVRLVDREVLAEVTLSNRDEMGFRMLIGREALRRGYIVDPARSFLGGRAPREARRRNRGRI from the coding sequence ATGGGTCGAGTGAACAAGTCTCCCCATTCAAACACCCTTACGGGGTGGCGCGAGTGGGTGAGCCTTCCGGATCTCGGAGTCGACTGGCTCAAGGCCAAGATCGACACCGGCGCCCGCACCTCCTCGCTGCACGCGTTCGACGTCCGCGAGTTCGAACGCGAGGGCGAGGACTGGGTCCGCTTCCGGGTCAAGCCCTGGCAGGACAGCCAGGAGGATGCCGTCGTCGTCGAGACGCCCGTGCATGACCGCCGTGCGGTGCGCAGCTCATCCGGTCACGCGCAGGAGCGCCTGGTCGTGAAGCTGCTGGTCCGTCTCGTGGATCGCGAGGTGCTCGCCGAGGTCACGCTCAGCAACCGCGACGAGATGGGCTTCCGGATGCTGATCGGGCGCGAGGCCCTGCGCCGCGGCTACATCGTCGACCCGGCGCGCTCGTTCCTCGGCGGACGGGCGCCCCGCGAAGCGCGTCGCCGCAACCGCGGTCGGATCTGA
- a CDS encoding RimK family alpha-L-glutamate ligase: MKIAVLSRAPHAYSTQRLRAAALQRGHNVKVLNTLRFAIDLTADEPDLHYRGRQLSDYDAILPRIGNSITYFGTAVVRQFEQMDVYTPNTANGISSARDKLRANQILSRHNIAMPPTAFVRNRADVRPAIERVGGAPVVIKLLEGTQGIGVILAPQVKVAEAIIETLHSTKQNVLIQKFIAESRGRDIRALVVGDRVVAAMRRSAAGDEFRSNVHRGGSVAAIELDPVYERAAVRSAQIMGLRVAGVDMLEGEDGPLVMEVNSSPGLQGIESATKLDVAGAIIDYIAGQVAFPEIDVRQRLTVSTGYGVAELMVHGAVDLVGKTLGEAGLWERDITVLTLHRGVSVIPNPRKHVVLEADDRLFCFGKLDEMRSMVPERRRRRAKVRRLPRQPLSE, from the coding sequence GTGAAGATCGCAGTGCTCTCCCGTGCGCCCCACGCGTACTCCACCCAGCGACTGCGTGCGGCTGCGCTCCAGCGCGGCCACAACGTGAAGGTGCTCAACACGCTGCGCTTCGCGATCGACCTGACGGCGGATGAACCGGACCTGCACTACCGGGGGCGTCAGCTCAGCGACTACGACGCGATCCTGCCGCGCATCGGCAACTCGATCACCTACTTCGGCACCGCCGTGGTCCGTCAGTTCGAGCAGATGGACGTCTACACACCGAACACGGCGAACGGCATTTCGAGCGCGCGCGACAAGCTGCGCGCCAACCAGATCCTGTCCCGGCACAACATCGCGATGCCGCCGACGGCGTTCGTGCGCAACCGTGCGGACGTGCGTCCGGCGATCGAGCGCGTCGGCGGCGCACCGGTCGTGATCAAGCTGCTGGAGGGAACCCAGGGGATCGGCGTCATCCTCGCGCCGCAGGTGAAGGTCGCCGAGGCGATCATCGAGACCCTGCACTCCACGAAGCAGAACGTGCTCATCCAGAAGTTCATCGCCGAGAGCCGCGGCCGCGACATCCGTGCGCTCGTCGTCGGCGACCGTGTCGTCGCAGCGATGCGTCGGTCCGCGGCCGGCGACGAGTTCCGCTCGAACGTGCACCGCGGAGGGTCGGTCGCGGCGATCGAGCTCGACCCGGTGTACGAACGCGCAGCGGTGCGATCGGCCCAGATCATGGGTCTGCGCGTCGCGGGGGTCGACATGCTCGAGGGCGAGGACGGGCCCCTGGTGATGGAGGTCAACTCCTCGCCGGGCCTGCAGGGCATCGAGAGCGCCACCAAGCTCGATGTCGCGGGAGCGATCATCGACTACATCGCCGGCCAGGTCGCCTTCCCGGAGATCGACGTGCGTCAGCGACTGACCGTGTCGACCGGGTACGGGGTCGCCGAACTGATGGTCCACGGCGCTGTCGATCTGGTGGGCAAGACCCTGGGCGAAGCGGGCCTCTGGGAGCGCGACATCACGGTTCTGACGCTGCACCGCGGTGTCAGCGTGATCCCGAACCCGCGCAAGCACGTCGTGCTCGAAGCCGACGACCGGCTCTTCTGCTTCGGCAAGCTCGACGAGATGCGCTCCATGGTCCCCGAGCGGCGCCGTCGCCGCGCCAAGGTGCGCCGCCTGCCGCGCCAGCCGCTCTCGGAGTGA
- a CDS encoding DUF4191 family protein, with protein sequence MAKRAPEPEKRPGFFSQIKSLFRFTREAYPWLPWLQVGILLIGVLLGLVAGYLIPPFQIWTLVLWGITGLMLGVLGALFLMTRLSTSAMYTKIDGMPGATGHVLSTSLGRSWQASETPVGINPKTQEAVYRTVGRGGIVVVGEGARGRLTRLVNEERSKAQRVAHGVPVTVLYVGHGEDEVAIADLSKTIKKLPKAIDKTTMAAVIRRIDSVSQSLSSLPIPKGIDPTKVRAQRPR encoded by the coding sequence ATGGCAAAGCGTGCTCCCGAACCCGAGAAGCGTCCTGGGTTCTTCTCCCAGATCAAGTCCCTCTTCCGGTTCACTCGTGAGGCCTACCCGTGGCTCCCGTGGCTCCAGGTGGGGATCCTCCTCATCGGCGTGCTCCTCGGTCTCGTCGCCGGCTACCTGATCCCGCCGTTCCAGATCTGGACGCTCGTGCTCTGGGGTATCACCGGTCTGATGCTCGGCGTGCTCGGCGCCCTCTTCCTGATGACGCGGCTGTCGACCTCGGCGATGTACACGAAGATCGACGGCATGCCGGGTGCGACCGGCCACGTGCTCAGCACCAGCCTCGGCCGCAGCTGGCAGGCCTCGGAGACCCCCGTCGGGATCAACCCCAAGACGCAGGAAGCGGTCTACCGCACCGTCGGCCGCGGCGGCATCGTCGTGGTCGGCGAAGGCGCTCGCGGACGACTGACGCGTCTCGTCAACGAGGAGCGCAGCAAGGCGCAGCGCGTCGCGCACGGCGTCCCCGTCACGGTCCTGTACGTCGGCCACGGAGAAGACGAGGTCGCGATCGCCGATCTCTCGAAGACCATCAAGAAGCTCCCCAAGGCGATCGACAAGACGACCATGGCCGCGGTCATCCGGCGCATCGACTCCGTGTCGCAGTCGCTGTCCTCGCTGCCGATCCCGAAGGGCATCGACCCCACGAAGGTCCGCGCTCAGCGTCCGCGCTGA
- the sucB gene encoding 2-oxoglutarate dehydrogenase, E2 component, dihydrolipoamide succinyltransferase codes for MSTSVVLPALGESVTEGTVTRWLKQVGDTVQADEGLLEISTDKVDTEIPSPVSGVIEEILVAEDETVEVGALLARIGDGSAAAPASDAPAEAAPAEAAPAEQAPAEQPAAEAAPAAAPAPAAEAAPAAAPSGDAKDIVLPELGESVTEGTVTRWLKQVGDTVEVDEALLEISTDKVDTEIPSPVAGVLQEIVAAEDETVAVGAVLARVGSGAAPAAEAPAEAPAAPAEAPAAPAAEAPVAQAPAAEAAPAPVAPAPAAAPAEPAPAAASAPAAPAAEPAAPKLSLPTDNDNLYVTPLVRRLASQQGVDLASVTGTGVGGRIRKEDVLKAAETAASAPAASAPAAAAAPAPLEVSPLRGTTQPMSRLRKVLAKRAVESMQQTAQLTTVVEVDVTALADYRDSVKASFLEKTGDKLSFLPFFALATAEALQAFPIVNATVDGENIVYPASENVSIAVDTERGLLTPVLRDAASKNIAQIAHEIADLAARTRDNKLKPDELAGGTFTLTNTGSRGALFDTPVVFLPQSAILGTGTVVKRPGLVKVGGADAIAVRSYVYLALSYDHRIIDGADAARFLGAVKARLESAQFAAQLGA; via the coding sequence ATGAGCACATCCGTGGTCCTCCCCGCTCTCGGCGAGAGCGTCACAGAGGGTACGGTCACCCGCTGGCTCAAGCAGGTGGGCGACACTGTTCAGGCGGATGAGGGCCTGCTCGAGATCTCGACCGACAAGGTCGACACCGAGATCCCGTCCCCCGTCAGCGGTGTGATCGAGGAGATCCTCGTGGCCGAGGACGAGACCGTCGAGGTCGGTGCTCTGCTCGCACGCATCGGCGACGGCAGCGCTGCGGCCCCGGCTTCGGATGCTCCGGCAGAAGCCGCGCCCGCTGAAGCCGCACCCGCGGAACAGGCTCCGGCCGAGCAGCCTGCGGCTGAGGCGGCACCGGCCGCTGCGCCGGCGCCTGCGGCGGAAGCCGCACCGGCCGCTGCGCCCTCCGGCGACGCGAAGGACATCGTCCTCCCCGAACTCGGCGAGAGCGTGACCGAAGGCACCGTGACGCGCTGGCTGAAGCAGGTCGGCGACACCGTCGAGGTCGATGAGGCTCTCCTCGAGATCTCGACGGACAAGGTCGACACCGAGATCCCGTCGCCGGTCGCCGGCGTGCTGCAGGAGATCGTCGCCGCCGAGGACGAGACCGTCGCCGTCGGCGCCGTTCTCGCTCGCGTCGGTTCGGGCGCTGCGCCCGCCGCTGAGGCACCCGCCGAGGCTCCCGCTGCGCCTGCTGAGGCTCCCGCTGCACCCGCCGCCGAGGCACCGGTGGCTCAGGCCCCCGCCGCCGAGGCCGCACCGGCACCGGTCGCTCCCGCGCCCGCTGCGGCACCCGCTGAGCCGGCACCTGCTGCCGCATCCGCACCTGCTGCTCCGGCCGCAGAGCCTGCCGCGCCGAAGCTCAGCCTGCCGACCGACAACGACAACCTCTACGTCACGCCGCTGGTTCGCCGTCTGGCCTCCCAGCAGGGCGTCGACCTGGCGTCTGTCACCGGCACCGGCGTCGGCGGTCGCATCCGCAAGGAAGACGTGCTGAAGGCGGCCGAGACCGCTGCCAGCGCTCCGGCTGCTTCTGCTCCGGCCGCAGCTGCCGCTCCGGCGCCGCTCGAGGTCTCGCCGCTGCGTGGCACCACGCAGCCGATGTCGCGTCTGCGCAAGGTCCTCGCGAAGCGCGCGGTGGAGTCCATGCAGCAGACGGCTCAGCTGACGACAGTGGTCGAGGTCGACGTCACGGCCCTCGCGGACTACCGGGACAGCGTGAAGGCCTCCTTCCTGGAGAAGACCGGCGACAAGCTGTCCTTCCTCCCGTTCTTCGCTCTCGCGACCGCCGAGGCCCTGCAGGCCTTCCCGATCGTGAACGCGACGGTCGACGGCGAGAACATCGTCTACCCCGCGAGCGAGAACGTGTCGATCGCGGTCGACACCGAGCGCGGCCTGCTCACGCCGGTCCTCCGCGACGCGGCGTCGAAGAACATCGCGCAGATCGCACACGAGATCGCCGACCTCGCCGCGCGCACGCGTGACAACAAGCTGAAGCCGGACGAGCTCGCGGGCGGCACCTTCACGCTGACGAACACGGGCTCGCGTGGCGCGCTGTTCGACACGCCCGTCGTGTTCCTCCCGCAGTCGGCCATCCTCGGAACCGGCACGGTCGTCAAGCGCCCGGGTCTGGTGAAGGTCGGCGGTGCTGACGCGATCGCGGTCCGCTCCTACGTGTACCTCGCGCTCTCGTACGATCACCGGATAATCGATGGTGCCGATGCCGCGCGCTTCCTCGGCGCGGTGAAGGCTCGCCTCGAGTCGGCGCAGTTCGCCGCTCAGCTCGGAGCCTGA
- the lpdA gene encoding dihydrolipoyl dehydrogenase translates to MTTHTFDIVVLGGGSGGYAAALRASELGKSVALIEKDKVGGTCLHRGCIPTKALLHAAEVAEHVRDAAHVGVTATLEGIDPAGVRAYREGIVAKKFKGLEGLVKARGITTVAGLGRLNADRSISVGDDVYVGADVVLATGSYSRSLPGLEIGGRVLTSEQALALDVIPERVLVLGGGVIGVEFASVWRSFGTEVTIIEALPHLVPNEDIALSKGLERAFRRRGIQYSLGVRFQTAVQDETSVTVTLEDGKEFTADYLLVAVGRGPVTADLGFEEAGVKLDRGFVTVDQDLRTGVPDVWAVGDIVPGLQLAHRGFQQGIAVAERIAGLSPVNIPDSQIPKVTYSSPEVASVGVTEDAAIAEHGADAVVAYEYNLAGNGKSEIIGTSGLVKVVRLKDGPVVGVHLLGDRVGELITEGQLAVAWEAHPEDIAPLIHAHPTQSEALGEAFLALAGKPLHAL, encoded by the coding sequence ATGACAACCCACACCTTCGACATCGTCGTCCTGGGCGGCGGAAGCGGCGGCTACGCCGCAGCACTCCGTGCCAGCGAGCTCGGCAAGTCGGTCGCCCTGATCGAGAAGGACAAGGTCGGCGGCACCTGCCTGCACCGCGGCTGCATCCCGACGAAGGCGCTCCTGCACGCCGCTGAGGTCGCCGAGCACGTGCGCGACGCGGCACACGTCGGCGTGACCGCCACGCTGGAGGGCATCGACCCCGCAGGCGTCCGCGCCTACCGCGAGGGCATCGTCGCGAAGAAGTTCAAGGGACTCGAGGGGCTGGTGAAGGCGCGGGGCATCACGACCGTCGCCGGACTCGGCCGCCTGAACGCCGACCGCAGCATCAGCGTCGGCGATGACGTGTACGTCGGCGCCGACGTCGTCCTCGCCACCGGTTCGTACAGCCGATCGCTGCCCGGACTCGAGATCGGCGGCCGCGTCCTCACGAGCGAGCAGGCTCTCGCTCTCGACGTCATCCCGGAGCGCGTGCTCGTCCTCGGCGGCGGTGTGATCGGCGTCGAGTTCGCCAGCGTCTGGCGTTCCTTCGGCACCGAGGTCACGATCATCGAGGCGCTGCCGCACCTCGTCCCGAATGAGGACATCGCGCTCAGCAAGGGTCTCGAGCGCGCCTTCCGTCGTCGGGGCATCCAGTACTCGCTGGGCGTGCGCTTCCAGACCGCCGTGCAGGACGAGACCTCGGTCACGGTCACGCTGGAGGACGGCAAGGAGTTCACCGCCGACTACCTCCTCGTCGCCGTCGGTCGCGGGCCCGTCACGGCGGACCTCGGCTTCGAGGAGGCCGGCGTGAAGCTCGATCGCGGCTTCGTGACCGTCGATCAGGATCTTCGCACAGGCGTTCCCGACGTCTGGGCCGTCGGCGACATCGTCCCGGGCCTCCAGCTCGCCCACCGCGGCTTCCAGCAGGGCATCGCGGTCGCCGAGCGCATCGCCGGTCTCTCGCCGGTGAACATCCCGGACTCCCAGATCCCCAAGGTGACGTACTCGAGCCCCGAGGTCGCCTCCGTCGGCGTGACAGAGGATGCCGCGATCGCCGAGCACGGTGCGGATGCGGTCGTCGCCTACGAGTACAACCTCGCCGGCAACGGCAAGAGCGAGATCATCGGGACCAGCGGACTGGTCAAGGTCGTCCGCCTCAAGGACGGGCCCGTCGTCGGCGTTCACCTGCTCGGTGACCGCGTCGGCGAGCTCATCACCGAGGGGCAACTCGCCGTCGCCTGGGAGGCGCACCCGGAGGACATCGCTCCGCTGATCCATGCGCACCCCACGCAGAGCGAAGCCCTCGGCGAGGCCTTCCTCGCACTGGCCGGAAAGCCGCTGCACGCCCTCTGA
- a CDS encoding leucyl aminopeptidase, giving the protein MTLPVLSHTTDHFPGSAADAAVLVVPDLSESAESLVVYPGLADALAGIGFTGAASSYTRVYAPEVTSLPFAVVGTGSAANETAVRNAVGAALRSLTGFENVAVGLAAGLEQFAAAAAEGAVLGGYRFDTYRSEKGKSRAAAVTLHAEIDEASIAKAQAIGEAVALIKDLVNVPAEWQSPEQLAQSAADSVADLDVSVEILDEAALAEQGFGGILGVAQGSDRPPRLVRLDYSPAAATRHIALVGKGITFDTGGLSLKPAASMVGMKFDMAGAATSLAALRAIATLGLPVRVTAWLAITDNMPSGRALRPGDVVRILDGTTVEVLNTDAEGRLVLADGLVAASREHPDVIVDVATLTGAIVAALGHRHTGVFGDDDTVAEVLAAAEQADELAWHMPLPSYMEDSMESPIADLQNVNMSDRMGGASYAGLFLRRFVGRTSEAKDAPRIPWVHLDIAGSGEHAGSAYGFTEKGPTGAMVRTIIELAAASHKEA; this is encoded by the coding sequence ATGACGCTTCCCGTGCTCTCGCACACCACCGATCATTTCCCCGGAAGCGCTGCAGATGCCGCAGTGCTCGTCGTCCCCGATCTCTCCGAATCGGCCGAGTCGCTGGTCGTCTACCCCGGTCTCGCCGACGCCCTCGCCGGAATCGGATTCACGGGAGCAGCCTCCTCGTATACGCGCGTGTACGCACCCGAGGTCACGTCGTTGCCGTTCGCCGTCGTCGGAACGGGCTCGGCCGCGAACGAAACGGCTGTGCGCAATGCCGTCGGCGCCGCGCTGCGCTCGCTCACCGGGTTCGAGAACGTGGCCGTCGGGCTCGCCGCAGGCCTCGAGCAGTTCGCCGCCGCGGCCGCCGAGGGCGCTGTGCTCGGCGGTTACCGCTTCGACACGTACCGGTCGGAGAAGGGCAAGTCCCGCGCGGCTGCCGTCACACTGCACGCCGAGATCGACGAGGCATCGATCGCGAAGGCGCAGGCCATCGGCGAAGCGGTCGCGCTGATCAAGGACCTGGTGAACGTGCCTGCCGAGTGGCAGAGCCCGGAGCAGCTCGCCCAGAGCGCGGCGGACAGCGTCGCCGACCTCGACGTCTCCGTCGAGATCCTCGATGAGGCCGCGCTCGCGGAACAGGGCTTCGGCGGCATCCTGGGCGTCGCACAGGGCTCCGACCGCCCGCCGCGACTGGTGCGGCTCGACTACTCCCCCGCCGCCGCGACGCGCCACATCGCCCTCGTGGGCAAGGGCATCACGTTCGACACCGGCGGACTCTCCCTGAAGCCCGCCGCCTCGATGGTCGGAATGAAGTTCGACATGGCCGGCGCGGCCACGAGCCTCGCCGCGCTCCGCGCGATCGCGACGTTGGGTCTTCCCGTCCGGGTCACGGCGTGGCTTGCGATCACCGACAACATGCCCTCCGGCCGCGCTCTCCGTCCCGGCGACGTCGTCCGCATCCTCGACGGAACGACGGTCGAGGTGCTCAACACGGATGCCGAGGGCCGGCTCGTCCTCGCCGACGGGCTCGTCGCAGCGAGCCGCGAGCACCCGGACGTGATCGTCGACGTGGCCACGCTCACCGGCGCCATCGTCGCGGCACTCGGCCACCGCCACACCGGCGTGTTCGGCGATGACGACACGGTCGCCGAAGTCCTCGCCGCGGCAGAGCAGGCGGATGAGCTCGCCTGGCACATGCCGCTGCCGTCGTACATGGAGGACTCGATGGAGTCTCCGATCGCCGACCTCCAGAACGTCAACATGAGCGATCGCATGGGCGGGGCCTCGTACGCCGGGCTCTTCCTGCGCCGCTTCGTCGGGCGCACCTCCGAGGCGAAGGATGCGCCCCGCATCCCCTGGGTGCACCTCGACATCGCGGGCTCCGGCGAGCACGCCGGCTCCGCGTACGGCTTCACCGAGAAGGGCCCCACCGGCGCGATGGTCCGAACGATCATCGAACTGGCCGCAGCATCCCACAAGGAGGCATGA